Below is a genomic region from Deltaproteobacteria bacterium.
CGGAATTCATTCCGCCATGCCCATCGCGCGCGCGGTCAAGCTGTGTCCGCATGCGGTCTTCCTGCGACCGGATTTTTCGCGGTACTCCGAAGCATCGAAAAAGCTGCGAGCCATACTTCAGGACTTTTCTCCCCTCGTCGAAATGACCTCGATTGACGAGGCATACCTGGATCTCAGCGGCACGCAGTTTCTATTCGGCTCTCCGACGCAGGTCGCCAAACGCCTGAAGGCGTCGATTCGCGAAACACTGGATCTGACCGCGAGCGTCGGCATCGGTCCGAACCGACTCATCGCGAAAATCGCCTCGGACTTTCGCAAGCCGGATGGTCTCACCGTCGTGTCACCCGAGCACGTCGAGGAATTTCTGGCGCCGCTCGACGTCGGAAAGATTCCGGGGATCGGACGCCGGACGGTCGACCGGCTTTCGAAGATGAACATCCGATTCGTGCGCGACCTGCGCAAATGGAACGAGGACGCGCTCACGCGGAGGTCCGGCGCAAGCATGGGCGCGATGCTCGCGCGCAAGGCCGCCGGACGGGGCTCGGATGTCATCGGCCTGCGCGAGGAACGCAAATCCGTCTCCAAGGAACGCACGTTTCAACAGGACGTCACGGAACCGGCCGAGCTCCGCCGTGTGTTGCTGCGGCTTTCGTGCGACGTCGGGCGCACACTTCGCCGCGAGGGCGTCGCCGGTCGCACGGTGCACCTGAAAATTCGCCTCGAAGACTTCGAGACGCACACCGTCAGTCACACGGCCCTCAGCCCGGTCTGGGACGATCAGCGACTCTTGCATCTGGCATGGGATCTCTACGCGGGCAGCGCCTACTTCGGGCGACCGGTTCGTCTGATCGGCGTCGGCGTCAGCGAACTCGGCGATCGATCGGGCACGCAGATGAACCTGCTCGACGCGAAAGCCGAGCGGCGCGACGAGCAGGTTTACGACGCGATCGACCGCATCCGCGACAAATTCGGCAAGAACGCGATCGCTCCGGCCGATGTCTATCGATCCGGATCGAAGGACTCGGGTTCAGGCAAGCCCTGATTGAATTTGGGAGAGCGCTTTTCGAGGAACGACGCCACGCCCTCCTGAAAATCCTCGGACCCGAGCGTGAGCGCGAACTGGTCGGTGTCCATGTGAACGACAGGCTTCGCCGCCGCGCCGATTGCGTTGACCGTCTGCTTTGTCATCATCACGGCCGCGAGCGGCATTTCGCAAAGCGCCCGCGCGCGATCGATGGCGAATCGCTCCGCTTCGCCGCGCGGGCACGTCCACTGAGCAAAGCCGGAACGCAGAGCTTCGGATGCGTCGATCGATTCGGCGAACATCACCCATTTCTTCGCGCATGCCGGCCCGACGAGCGAGACGATCCGCGGCAGCGACCCCCAACTGAAGTTCATGCCGCGTTCGATCTCGGGAATCCGGATCGTCGCGCCGTCGGCCACGATGCGAAAGTCGCACGCCATCGCGAGCGCCGCGCCGCCGCCCACGCACCACCCTTCGACCGCCGCAAACGTCGGCTGCGGCAGCTCTTCCCACACTCGGCACAAGCGCGGTCCGGCATCGAGCACCCGTCTTTTCGACGCGAGGGGAAGTCCGAAGACGGCCGCGAGTTCCGGATCCCGCAGATCCACGCCGCCGCTGAAAACCTCCGCGGAACCGGTCACCACGACCGCGCCGATCGACAGGTCGGCGCCGATCCGCTCGCCGACCGCGATCAATTCGCGCATCATTGCGACGGACATCGCGTTTTTCGCCCCCGGCCGATGCAGCCGCACGACGGCAACCCGTCCGGATTGTTCCATCAGGAGCGTCTCGTACTCGGTCATTCGGAAACCCCAGGCTTCACGGCGCTTTGGGCGCGTTGCGTTCGAGGTACGTTCGCCACCACGCGATATTCTGCTCCGACGCCTGCGCCGCACGCTGATTCCGCATTGTGGTGGGAATTTGCAGCATGATGCCCGGCTTCAGGCGATCCTCGGAATCCAGGTTGTTGTGGACCGCGATGCGCGCCGGGCTCACGCCGTAGTCTTCCGCCACCGCGCGAAATGTCTCGTAGTTCGTCACCCGATGGCGATAGACGTACGACACGCGGTAGTTGCGCGTACCGCGCAGGATGTCGACGTACTGCTCGACCGGCGCCGCAGGCAGGCGCACCAAAACGCGCTGATCGGCGTCGGCGCGGCGATCGACAAACGATGAATTCATGAGCGCGAGCTTTTCGGGATCGAGATTCAGGTCAGCCGCGAGCCGGTCGAGATCCAGCGAACCCACCATCTCGAGCATCACAAAGGGATCGTCGTCCGCGGCGGGCTGATCGAATCCGTACCGTTCGAGATTCTGATAGATGATCCCCACCGCGAAAAACCGCGCGACGTAGTCGTAGGTTTCCTTCGGAATCGTCATCGCCCGACCGTCGCCGCGCCCGTGCGGTTGCAGCGACCAGAATCCCCCCGGCCCGGCCGACGCCAGCGCGTTGGCGACGAAGGACTCGCCACAGTTGTATCCGGCGAGTGCGGGTTCGACCTCGCCGCCGAACATATCGAGCAGATCGCGAAAGTACGCGGCGGCTGCGTAAGTTTCGAGCATCGGGTCGAAACGCTGATCGACGCCACGCCCGACGACGAGTTTGTACCGCCGCGCGGTCTCGGGAATGAACTGCCAGAGCCCCGCCGCGCCGGCGGGCGAAACGCGCTTGGGGTCTCCCGCGGATTCGATCATGGCCACGCACAGCAGTTCCTGCGGAACTCCGTAGGCTCCGAAAACGCGCTCGACGTGGTTACGGTACTTGGCCATGCGCCGCAGGTAGATCCGGTATTGATCGCGCCCGGAGTCGAGAAAATGCGCGATCATTCTCTCGACCTCGGCTCGGCGATGCGGCGGCGCGGATTGCAGTCGCTCGGCGAGCGATCCGAACCGAAAAACGGTCTCGGGAGCGCCCATGGTTTCGGGGTCGTACCCTCGGTAGAGCACGACGCGCACCATGTCGCGCACCTGCCGCTTGGTGTCCACCACGCGCGCGGCGCGCTCCATGAGACGCGGATGGTAGACCTCGACGGTCTTTCGCGCGTACGGAATGTCCTTCAGGAAACGCAGGCGCGCCCGCGCTCGGTCATACGCGGCGTCGGCCTCGTCCACGTCGAGATCCGCGAGCGCGTCGTCGATGGCGCGAACGTATTCGTCGAGTTGCCGGTCGCGATGTTCGCCGAGGTCGTCGTCCGGGCCGATTCCGGCGCAGGCCGCGACGAGAAACACGATCGCCCCCAGAACTGCTGCGATCAGGGGGCGATGAAACCGATTCATTTCACTCGAACTACGAACGGGCCGGGCCCCGGTGAGTCACGAATTTCGGCTTGAACGTCACGATCAACGTCGGGAGCAGGATCAAGCCGCCCAGCATGCTGATGACCATCCAAAAGGCGAGGAGCGTGCCCATCTCCGCCTGGAAACGCAGGAACGAAAACGCCCAGAAGATGATGCCCAGCACCATGGTCGTCGCGGTGAAAAAGACCGCTCGTCCCGCCGTCATCATCGCGTAGGCGGTCGATTCCACGATGTCGCCCGTTCGAGCGTACGCTTCCTCGATACGGCCCACCACGTAGAGACCGTAGTCGACGCCGAGGCCGACGCCGAGAGCAACGACCGGCAGCGAGTTGACGTCGAGTCCGATACCGAGCACGCCCATCAGCGCGTACGTGAGGTAGTTGGAAATCGAGATGGGAATCAGGAAGTACACGCCCGCCCAGAACGACTTGTACGCAATCACGCAGCACAGGAACACGAACGCAAACGCGAGGATCGTGACCTTGAGCTCGCTGCGAACGATCGACTCGTTCACGGCGGCGAGCAGGCCGCCCATGTTGCCGGCAAGCCGAAACTGCGCGTTTTCGACCGGATTCTCCGCGATGAACTGCTTGGCCTGGGCGATGACCGCGCGCAGCGTCTCGCCCTTGTGATCGCTCAAATAGACGCTGATGTTCGCGTTTTGCATTTTGCGGTCGATGAACCGGTCAAGGTCGCCCGGCTCGGCGCCCGAGAAGATCATGCCGAGGTAGAAACCCGAATCGAAGAGGTTTTCCGGAATCAGTCCCCACTTGGGGTGCGAGCCGTGCATGATGCGCACGATGTCCGGCACGAGATCCGCGATCGACGCGGTGTACGACACCTCGTCCATGGCCTCGAGTTCGCGCTGGAATTTTTCCATCGTGAGCAGGATCTGCGGGCTCTTGATCTGATCGCGCTCCGCTCCCTCGACGACGATCGTGAGAATCTCCGTCTTGCCGAATCGTTCGCCGATCGCCGCCGTATCGATATTGTATTGCGAATCGGGCCAGAGCATGGGCGTGCCGGGGTGTACGTCGCCGATCTTGAGCCCGCGTGCAAACCACAATCCGATCGCGAACACGACGATGGTCACGACGAGAATCGTCTTCTGATGTCGCTGCGTGCTCGCGTGCGTCATCCATGTGAGCACGTGGTTGAGCAGCGATTTGCCCTCGCCGACGGCCTTGCGCTTCGGCGGCGGAATGATGGTGAGCAGAACGGGATTCAGGATCATGTCCGTGACGATGATCGACATGATCCAGAAACCGCACGTGAGTGCGAGCTTTTGCATCAGCGGAATGGGCGTAATGGCGACGATGAACACGCCGGCCGCGTCGGTCACGATGGAGACGATGCCGGGTTTGGACAGGCCGTGAAAAGTGAAGACGGCGGCGTCCTGCCGGTGTCCGGTGCGTTCGAGCTCTTCCATGTAGCGCTCGATGAGCTGCACCGAATGCGACAGCGCGCGGGCGCTGATGATGAATGGAACGACGATGACCAGCGGATTGAAGTGGTAGTCGCCGAGCTTGAACAGATCGATGCCCCGGGCCTGCAAAAACGCCAAGAGGCCCAGGAATCCCAGTCCCCAAATCGCGGACGCGACCGCCGTCATGGTGGGAATGAGCACGCCCACGAATGCGCGGAAGTATAGAAAGAGGCAAATGATGATCGCCGCAACCGTCGCGAAGAAGATCTTGACGAGCGACGGGAACTCGCGATTGATCCAGCCCAGCATGATCGGGCGACCGATCATCCGCATCTGGTGGTTCTCGTCTTCCACCGATCGGCAGAGCTTGTCGATCGCGTCGAACAGCGTGTCGTTGGGCTTCCAAATTTCCGTTTCGGAAACGCGCTTCAGCGTCGCGACGGCTTCCTCGGCGTCGCGTCCTTCGGCCGCGGCCATGCGGCGGACGATTTCTTCGAGCGAATCACCCGCGCTTTGCAGACCGCGCTCGAAAAATCCCGCCACGATCATGAGCGACTTGTCGTCGCTGGAAACAAGATTTCCGTGGTAACGGCCGCTCGCGTAAATCTTCGTCCGCAGGGCGTCGAGCTCCTCCTGCGTCTGCGGCACGCCCGGCCACATGACGGGGTCGGACCGGAATCCCTGAACCTCGTCGACCGTGGTGATCTTGATCTTGCGCTGCGACAGCGAGAGCACCGAGTAGTTGTTGACGGCCGGCAGGAGTTCCAGCGACTTCGTGACTTTCTGGAGCTTTTCGAGAGTCTGCGTGTTGTAGATCGAGCCGTCCTTGACCTCGAGGGTCAGGACGATGACGTTCGCGCCGCCGAAGGTGTCTTCGTATTGGGCATAGGTCTGAACGTACGGATGGCTCTTGGGAAACAGGTCGATCGTCGGCGTCTTGAGCGTCACGTATTGCATGAAATACGCGAACGTCAGCGTGACGAGCACCGAAATCGCGAGCACCGGCCACCGATGGCGGATGATGAACGCGCCGAAACCGCTCTGCGTCGTGGGACTGGACATGATGAGCCGTACCCGTCAGGGCGTGTCGTTCGCGAGCCGGGTCCAGGACTTTCCGCCGTCCGCGGACAGCATCACCAGACCGTGATCGCCGACCGCGATCCCCTGCCCCTTTGCGTTGAAAGCATTCGCCACAATCGAAAAATATTCACCGGTGGTCACGACGCTCGCGGCGCCGTTTTCGGCGCGGACCGCGAGTCCCGCGTTGCCGACCGCGGCCACGGCGCCTCCCGGTTGCGCGAAGACATCGAGCAGGTGGAACTCGGAATTCGTCGGGATCGTCGTCCAGTTCGCGCCGCCGTCCGCCGTTTGAAGCAGCAGTCCCTTCGAGCCGGACACGTATCCGTCATTCGCGCTCATGAAGGTCATGCCGAACAAATGCGAGGTCGTCGGCATCGGAAGGCGGGTCCACGTCGCGCCGCCATCGGTCGTCCGAAAGAACGAACTGAGCGTGTCCGCGGAAACCGTCTCGTCGAGCTGCGCTTCCCACGTCGGGTACTCGCCGCACATGACGGCCGTATTCTCATCGAACATATGAACTCGGTAGATGGTACCCGAAGACATGGCCTCGAGTTGCTGGTACGTCCACGTCGCGCCGCCATCGGTTGTCCGGAAGACCGCGCCGAAATTTCCGACGGCCAGACCCACGCGGTCGTTCGCGAAATGCAGATCGAAGATGTGTTCTTCCTTGTCGGCCTTCTGCTTCGCCCAGGTCTTGCCGGCATCGTCGGTCTTGAAGACCAGACCCTTGCGCCCGCCGATCCAGCCGACCCGATCATTCAGGAAAAACACGGAAAAGAGCGGCTCCGTGGTGTCGATCGGCACGAGCGTCCAGGTTTTTCCGGCATCTTCTGAGCGAAAAACCTTGCCCGGATAGCCGACGACAACAGCCACGGAATCCGACACGTAGGCCACATCATACAGTCGGTCGCGAAAAGCAAACGGCGCGGGAGGACCGAAGGACTTGGCCGCGGCGGGCGCTGCCGCCGCGACAACCAACGTCATCAGTCCAAAGAGCGCGAGAGCCTTTGCGACGTTCCACGGGGCACCCGTCGCGGGAGGCATGGTCAGTTCTCGATCTTGCGCAGGCGGCCGAGCGTGAACTCCTCGGGTTTCATCCCGGTGTTCGCGCGCGACTTCTGCCACCCGAAGGCCGTGGCGTGCTCGGACTGCAGGTCCACGACGAGCGAGGTGCCGATCGCCGCAGGCGTCGTCTTCGGATTCGGAGACGCGTTCCACGCGTTCACAAGCACTTTCCAGAGCTGGCCCTTCTTGTCGAAGGCGTCTTTGACCGCGATGAACGAGCTTTCGGCGTCCACATAGAACACCATCTTGCTGTACGGATAGTCGGGGAACTTGGCCTTGACCTCAAGCACGTACACGGGCCGCGGTTCCCACTTCGCCTTGAAATTCCAGTGCGGCGCGTTGTCGAAGTCGTAGACCTGCTTCACGGCCTCCTTGCCGTGAGGAACCTGCGAATTCATCGGCAGGAGCATGGTCTTCTTTTCCTTGAGGGTCCAATTCATCCACTCGGGGTAGCCGAGGTAGCCGCGCACGTCCTCGTAGAGCAGGTCGGTGTTGTTCCACGCGTCGCCGCGCGTACCGAACGCAAAACGCGTCGATTTGCGCTGCGCGGGGACGTAGATGTAGCCCTGCTGGTCCTGCGGCTCGATCATGCGCGTGTAGAGCGCCGAGAAGCCCTTCTTGTCGGGCGGCGAAAGGGCGGTCGTCAGTGAATAGTACTGAACGCCTTCCTTTTTCGACTCCTCGAACCCCGGGATCGGCGCGATGTCCGTGCGGTTCACGGCGCGGTTGATGTAGGTCCAGATCCAATCCTCGGTGCGCTCGACGCCGCCCTTGGCGCTGATCCAGTAGACCGCGAAGTAGTTCTCGGAATCGTCGCCGCCGTAAGCGTAGGTGTAGTTCCACGCGATTTCGAGCCCGTTCTTCGGCTGTGGGAACGGCAGGCCCGCCTGATACCCCTCGAGGCCAAGCTTACGGTACTGCGTGCCGGTGTCGACGATCTTCGCCGTACCGCGGTACTTGTTCGTCACGTCGATGTAGGTGTCCGCGGGGACGATGGGCTGGTAGTCCTTCGTGTAGATCTTGAATCCGTACTTGGTCATGAGAACCTGGACGCCATCCGGGATCCACGCCTTCCACTTGGCCAGATCACCCGACGTGATCGTCTGTCCCGCCGGTGGCGCGCCGCTCAGATCAGGGGCGAATCCCACCTCGCTGATCCAGTTTTCCCGCGTGAGCTTGCTCTGTCCGATCGCCGTCGCCGCGAGCACGATCGACAATGCGAATGCTGCCACCACGATCCAAGCGGTCCTCGATTTCATGACGTCCTCTCTTGCCCCGAGGGGGCCGCGGGTGTGCCTGCGGCAAGTGGAATCAGAACTGGTAGCGGATCTTTCCGTACACCTCGTCGCGGTCTCGGAAAAGACCGACGTCGTTGTACGGATCGTCGCCGAAGAGGTAGTTGTAGCCGGTCTCGAGACGCCAGTGGTTGCCCGGCGCGAACTTGAACGACGCGCTGACAAAACCGGAGCCCTTTTCGAACGCTTCTGAGTCGAACAGATCGTCCGAGCCCTCGATGACCTCTGCGTAACGCGGCACGTAGACCGCCGTGACGCCCGGCGTGAACAGGCCGTGCCAGTAGGTCGTGAATGCCGCAAAGACGAGCGTCGTCATCATCGGTGTCGGCACCGTCGTGTCATAGCCCGGCGCATAAACGATGTGCCACTTCTCGTTCACCTTCTCGCTGCCGTCCGCGAAAACCTCGCGGACGTACGGATCGCCAAGCTTGAACTCGCTGTCGTTGATGTCTTCGGGGTTGAAATAGAAACTCTGCATGACACGGAAGACCGTCACGGTCGACGACGTACGGTTCAGAAACCGCCACTGGTTCGCGCGGAAGAGTTCGAGCGCGTAGTCGAGTGAATGGCGCTCCTCGGAATGCAGTTCCGCGATCTGCTGAGAGTCGCCGGCGGCGACGTCGCGATCGAGCGCACGCCAGGTGCCGCCCCCCGCCATCACGCGGTTGTCGGGCGAATAGCCCGCCGAAAGCAGCGAGTTCACCGCGTAATTCACGCGCGGGGTCACCGCCGCTTCGAGCTTGAGCACCGCGCCGATCGGAGACTCGAATGCGTAGTCCAGTGAGAATCCGTAGGTGTCGATGCGCGGAATGCGCAGGAAGACCTTGGCCCGCGTGTACCCATCGGAGTCCGCGATCGGATTCTTGATGACGTGATCCGGAATCGGCGGCGAGAGCTGGTGGCCGTGATACGCAACCAGCGTGTAGGTCATCTTGCCGAGCACACCCTTCCACCGCGCGCCGAGTCGCATGTCGGACAGGTCGTTCTTGGGATACATGACGACCTTGTCCTCGATCTTGAGATCGGACACGTAGTCGTTCTTCGGAGCGAGCGGAAGTCCCCACGCGCCGACAAACGTGAGCGGTGTATTGATGGTGTCTTCGGGATCGTCGACGAGGGGGACGAAGACGCCCTCCAGCGAACCCGACAGCGCGGGCACGTCGACGAGCGCCTTCACCATGTAAAGCGGTTTGCGAATGTCCTCGAAGCTCTCGAACGGCGCGAGATGCCAGGACGAATCGACGGGGTTGATGACGTCCAGCAACCGAATGTTGCCCATGTCGCCCCAGCTCACCTGCTGTCGACCGATGCGGAAGTTCAGCCAGTCTGCGGCATCGAGGTCCAGGTAGATCTCGCGGAACTCGTTCTCGGTGTAGTAGCGCTCGCGAACCGTCTGCATCTTCTCGGCCTGAACGTCGACGTCGTCGTTGTACTTGGTGTCGGCGATCATGTCGGGAACCTGTGCGTATCGGTCTTCCTTGAGCGCGCCCGAACGAACCCCGCGGAACGCCGCGTAGAAGCGGATGTAGTCCGTGGGCTTATAGTCGGCTTCCAGCATCAGCGTGTGGCGAAGCATGGACGGCGCACCGGCCCGGTCGCCGTGCTCGATCGGAAAGCCTTGGGGATCTTTCTTGTTGTGGAATTTCGTGTCGGTGAAAAGACCGTACTGAGCCTGAAAATAGCCGCTGAGTTCGAACTTCGGCGCGTCATCGCCACCGCCGCCGCCACCCCAGTCGTCGCCCTCCTCGGCGCGCGCCTGGCCCGACAGGCAGATCAAGAGAATCGTCGCGGTCATGACGGCTGCGAACGCGTGACGCATACCCTCTCCTCCCAAGCGAACGGAAAAAATCAAATCGAGGAACGGAAATTCGCCGGTCGACCCGCGCGCCCACGTGTTCGCGGATCGTCGGGCGGCGGCCGAAGCCGCCGCCCGATTAGAACTTACAGGATCAGTTCGTGCAGAACGCCGCGTTCGGATCGGAGTCGTACACCACGGTCGTGATCGCCACGCAGTCGGCGCACAGATACGGGATCGTATCGGTGGCTTCCACGTCGTCGATATTGGCCGTGACCGTGTACGAACCCGGATCGGCGTTGACGCCGACGAAGAAGCTCATCTTGCCGCCGTCGCCGTCGAGCACGCCGTTGGTGCCCTTGCCGTTTTCGTCGCCGATGCCGTCGCCGTCGGTGTCGCGTTCATCGGTCGGGAGCACGCCGAGCACGCTCTCCTTGAAGTAGTGAACCTCGGAAACGCCCGGATCGAATGTCACTTCGGCGCAACCGACGGGATACTCCTCCGTGCCGTCAGACCAGTAGACGCCGCCGGAGGCGAAGCCCTTTGTGGGATCGGGGGTGATGCCGAGCAGGCCGGAAACGAGCGTCACGACGGTATTCGAAACCGCCAGGAACTCCTCGTTCGCGGTCCCTGTCTCGAAATGGAACTGATAGGTGTCCTTATAGCCGTTGTACGTGACTTTGATGGCCACGGCGCCCTTGGCGTCGTCGGGAATCCCAGTCAGGGTCACGAAACCGTTCTCATCCGCGGTCTCAATGATCGGCGGATCGAATGAGGAACCGTCCTCGTCGTTCACGGCTTCGACGGTCGCTTCCGGAAGCGGTGTGCCTTCCTTGAAGTCGGTCGCCGTTCCGCTGATCGAGCTGCCGTCCACCGTGTCGTCGTCGCCGGTGTCGTCGTCGGCGTCGTCATCGGCGTCGTCGTCCGTCGCGTCGTCGTCGGTGTCGTCGTCGGTGTCGTCATCGGTCGCGTCGTCGTCGCCGCTCGACGAATCGTCATCGTCGTCGTCGCCGCCGCACGCGGCCACGAACGCCAGCGAGCCCATGGTCAGCACCGCGACGAGCGCGACCAGCATGCGCCAGAAAGAATCCTTCGCTTTCATGTCGTGTTCCTCCAATAGAGTCTTCAGTCGTTACGAAACCCTTGGCAGGCGTCGCCACATGGCGGCGCCGTCAAACGCAAGTCCCGATCAAACCGTGTCTCGACCGGGCAAATCTCGCGGCCGGGATCCGACCGCGCCCCACACTATTGAGAGCACCAGGACGGAGTCGGGTCCTCCGTGAAATCGCCCTTGGAAAAATAGACGTTCTGAATTGTCGCCGTACCCGGATAGACGCGCGGCATGACGTTCGCCGAGCTCTGCGACGCATCCAGCGATCCGCTGCCTTCCGCCTCGAATGTACGTCCCATGATGAGCAGGGGATATGCGATCTCCTTGTTCAGCGACACGTAATAGCTGATCGCCTGGCCCTTGCCGTCGCGGCCCGGGTTCGTCCCCTGTCCATTGGCGGGGGTATCGCCGGTGATGTTCCTCGCCGCATTCGGCAGCGCGTCGTTCCCGAAGTAAAAAACGCCTTGGCCATCGTCGGGCTGGAACGAAATGACGCCGCATCCGATCGGATTTTCGTCGATCGGGTCGCCCCAGTACATGCCGCCCGCGGTCACGGCCTTCGTCAGGTCGAGGCACGGAGCGTCGTCGGTCACCTCGGCGCAATCCGGCTGCAAGCCGAGACCGAGCGCCACCAGGTCGCGCGTCGCGTTGCTGATGAGCAGGAATTCCTCGCCCTCGAGGCCTTCGAGAAAGTCGAATTGCACCGTGTCGGTTGCGCCCTCTTTTTTCACGAGAACGCCGACTTTCGTGATGCCCTCGGGAAGATCGAAGGAAACCTCGCCGTTCGCCGGCGACGTGGCCGTGACCGGCGGGTCGAACGGCTCGCCCGTGACATTGTTCACGAGTTCGACCAACGCGCCCTGGACTTCGGTCTTCGTCTGGAAATCGCGAACGAATCCGTTGAGCGTCCCCGCCTCACCGGTCGCGGATGCTCCGGACCCGCTCACCTCGACGATGTATTCCCCGCCTTCGCACGCCACGAACAGCGAAATCAGGCAGAGAACGCAGACGACACCCATGCCCACCGCAAAATGCAGCCGTTTCATTACTGGACTTCTCCTTCGAGCGCTCGAAGCGGCAAGATTCCGGCCCATGCATACAGTACGGTGAGTTTTTAGCAGAACTCCCCGTTTTGCGTCAAGCACAAAGCGGAAAGTCCGCGAAATTCCGGGGATTCCCAGCGGGTTTTCGAAGGGCGCGGAAACGCGACGGATTTAGTCTATATGGTTATCGAGATAATTTAAATATCGGTTCAGGCGGGAATGGCGTGAACGAATCTCTGGAAGATCCGTGTGTGTTCCTCGCTGGGTGCTTCGAGGTCGATCCCGAAATGCAGTGTCACGACGCCCGGATGGATGTGCCACGGCCAGACAGCCGCGTAAAGCCGTACTCCGCCGGAAAACTGCCGGATGTAGACCGTTTGCTCCAGATATGCGCCGCCGAGGCGACGTATGATCGGGTCTCCGGACAGCCGAGGAGCGAGGTGCCGACCCGGCGCTTTGGCCGGTGGACCGAAGAAATCGGCGAATTTGTCCAGATGTCGGTCTTCGAACCCGTTCAGGCATTCGATTTCGAGAGGGCTTCGTGTTCCGTTCATATTACGGACGATGGTCCCAGCGTGATCTGAAAAGTACTTGATGAGCCGGCAGAACTCGGGCAGCGTCTCCCGAGCGTCCGCGCTGAAGTCTTCCCAGAGCGCTCCGCCATCGTCGCTCAGGCCCGCGAGCCATTCCTTGCCCCGGCGAATCTCCTCGATGGGTACCACCGACATCGCCCCGCCTCCTTCGATTGCCGCACAATCGTCACAATGTCGAATTTCAAGGGACCACTTGGGTCCAATTCAAATGATCGGCGAAATTCGGCCCGAACTTGAGGAAATTCGCCTGAGATTTCCGGCCTCTTCATCGATCACGGCTTCCCGAAGACACAACCGGCTGTAGGGTCTCGCGCCTTGACAACCAGATGTGGTGGAGTTAGAAGCGAAGGCGTTCCCCGGAACCCGAAACCACGCGGAATGCCATGAATTTTCAGCAGGTCATTCTGAAGCTGCAAAACTACTGGGCTGAACGAGGCTGCCTCGTCATCCAGCCCTACGATCTGGAAGTCGGCGCCGGGACATTCAATCCGAGCACCTTCCTGCGCGCGCTGGGCCCCGAACCTTGGAACGCGGCCTATGTCGAGCCGTCCCGCCGGCCCACCGACGGGCGATACGGCGAAAATCCGAACCGGCTCCAGCACTATTATCAGTTTCAGGTCATCATGAAGCCCAGCCCCAAGAATATTCAGGAGCTGTACCTGGGCAGCCTCCGGGAATTGGGGATCGATCCCCTCGCCCACGACATCCGATTCGTCGAGGACGACTGGGAGAGCCCGACTCTGGGCGCGTGGGGCCTCGGTTGGGAGGTCTGGCTCGACGGCATGGAGATCACGCAATTCACCTATTTCCAGCAGTGCGGCGGCTTCGACCTCGATCCGATTTCGGTGGAAATCACGTACGGGCTCGAGCGCATCGCGATGTACCTGCAGGGCGTTGGCCGCGTGTACGACGTGGAGTGGGTCAACGGCGTGACCTACGGGCACGTCTATCACCGCAACGAGGTCGAGTTCTCAACCTACAACTTCGAACTCGCCGACACGGCCCGCATTTTCGGGTGGTTCAACGATTACGAGCGCGAGGCGCTGCGTGTTCTCGACGCGG
It encodes:
- the glyQ gene encoding glycine--tRNA ligase subunit alpha, which codes for MNFQQVILKLQNYWAERGCLVIQPYDLEVGAGTFNPSTFLRALGPEPWNAAYVEPSRRPTDGRYGENPNRLQHYYQFQVIMKPSPKNIQELYLGSLRELGIDPLAHDIRFVEDDWESPTLGAWGLGWEVWLDGMEITQFTYFQQCGGFDLDPISVEITYGLERIAMYLQGVGRVYDVEWVNGVTYGHVYHRNEVEFSTYNFELADTARIFGWFNDYEREALRVLDAGFSLPAYDYCLKCSHAFNLLDARGAISVTERVAYIGRVRNLARRCAEAYLKTRESLGYPLCSVGARS
- a CDS encoding carboxypeptidase regulatory-like domain-containing protein; protein product: MKAKDSFWRMLVALVAVLTMGSLAFVAACGGDDDDDDSSSGDDDATDDDTDDDTDDDATDDDADDDADDDTGDDDTVDGSSISGTATDFKEGTPLPEATVEAVNDEDGSSFDPPIIETADENGFVTLTGIPDDAKGAVAIKVTYNGYKDTYQFHFETGTANEEFLAVSNTVVTLVSGLLGITPDPTKGFASGGVYWSDGTEEYPVGCAEVTFDPGVSEVHYFKESVLGVLPTDERDTDGDGIGDENGKGTNGVLDGDGGKMSFFVGVNADPGSYTVTANIDDVEATDTIPYLCADCVAITTVVYDSDPNAAFCTN
- a CDS encoding DUF1329 domain-containing protein translates to MKSRTAWIVVAAFALSIVLAATAIGQSKLTRENWISEVGFAPDLSGAPPAGQTITSGDLAKWKAWIPDGVQVLMTKYGFKIYTKDYQPIVPADTYIDVTNKYRGTAKIVDTGTQYRKLGLEGYQAGLPFPQPKNGLEIAWNYTYAYGGDDSENYFAVYWISAKGGVERTEDWIWTYINRAVNRTDIAPIPGFEESKKEGVQYYSLTTALSPPDKKGFSALYTRMIEPQDQQGYIYVPAQRKSTRFAFGTRGDAWNNTDLLYEDVRGYLGYPEWMNWTLKEKKTMLLPMNSQVPHGKEAVKQVYDFDNAPHWNFKAKWEPRPVYVLEVKAKFPDYPYSKMVFYVDAESSFIAVKDAFDKKGQLWKVLVNAWNASPNPKTTPAAIGTSLVVDLQSEHATAFGWQKSRANTGMKPEEFTLGRLRKIEN